A stretch of the Argentina anserina chromosome 6, drPotAnse1.1, whole genome shotgun sequence genome encodes the following:
- the LOC126797005 gene encoding uncharacterized protein LOC126797005 — protein MVQDNPRDWHNLLSETLWAFRTSKRTATGTTPFALTFGHDAMLPVEVKLKSLRFAAQNDMSAKDYTQAMIQELEELDQERIDAYNHLEAQKKVVARAYNKRVKSKSFAEEELVWKAVLPVGTKDRRFGKWSPRWEGPFLIDQFLGKGAYQLRDRDGELHAMPINGQFLKKYYPTTWEMKERGLADE, from the coding sequence ATGGTTCAGGATAATCCTAGGGATTGGCACAACTTGTTGTCTGAAACTCTGTGGGCTTTCCGAACATCTAAGCGTACAGCCACAGGAACAACGCCTTTTGCATTAACTTTCGGACACGATGCCATGCTACCTGTGGAAGTTAAGCTAAAGTCCCTGCGTTTTGCGGCTCAAAACGACATGTCGGCTAAAGATTATACGCAGGCCATGATTCAGGAGCTGGAAGAGCTTGATCAGGAGCGGATAGACGCCTATAACCATTTGGAGGCACAAAAGAAAGTCGTGGCCCGCGCCTATAATAAACGAGTTAAGTCGAAGTCTTTCGCTGAAGAAGAGTTGGTTTGGAAGGCTGTGTTGCCTGTTGGAACCAAAGATCGGCGTTTTGGGAAATGGTCACCTCGATGGGAGGGTCCATTCTTAATTGATCAGTTTTTGGGAAAAGGAGCATATCAGCTTAGAGATCGGGATGGAGAACTGCACGCGATGCCTATCAATGGACAATTCCTCAAGAAATACTACCCAACCACTTGGGAGATGAAAGAACGAGGACTAGCTGACGAGTAA
- the LOC126797921 gene encoding transcription activator GLK1-like, with translation MLILSPLKEQHKDENRGGDQMESFSIGANVVDFSEFSGGNLLDSNDFDDLFIGIDSVMDVLPDLEMDSEMLAEFSVSAGGESDLNTSPLSVEKWEEEDNKAATKTSTAEEREGNHHQKVDSSGSGTTDFKYSSSDNSSHGGGGGGEEIISKRDESGGAVINNNTSSSPKEATDKSHRKSSSSGAQSKSSHGKRKVKVDWTPELHRRFVQAVEQLGVDKAVPSRILELMGIDCLTRHNIASHLQKYRSHRKHLLAREAEAASWTQRRQMYDSAAVAAAGGGGGVGVKRPSSEMGPWLAPPTMGFPPLMTPMHQRPHGHHHQFRPLHVWGHPTVDQSLMHMWPPKHLTPFSSPPQPPSWPPAPPPPPENSYWHHHHDQRAPPNAVLTPGTPYFPRQMATTHTPPSATRFPDPPVPGIPPHHGMYKLDSGGPGVPGQSGPHPLVDFQPSKESIDAAIGDALSKPWLPLPLGLKPPSTDTVMGELQRQGIPNVPPACG, from the exons ATGCTTATATTATCGCCTTTGAAGGAGCAACACAAGGATGAAAACAGAGGAGGAGATCAGATGGAGAGTTTTTCGATCGGCGCCAACGTGGTGGACTTCTCGGAATTTTCCGGGGGGAACTTGCTTGACAGCAACGACTTTGATGACCTTTTCATCGGAATCGACTCTGTGATGGATGTGCTACCCGATTTGGAGATGGACTCGGAGATGCTGGCTGAATTTTCCGTCAGCGCTGGTGGGGAGTCCGACTTGAATACTTCGCCGTTATCAGTTGAGAAATGGGAGGAAGAGGACAACAAAGCAGCCACCAAGACCAGTACAGCGGAAGAAAGAGAAGGCAATCATCATCAGAAGGTGGATTCTTCGGGTTCGGGTACTACAGACTTCAAATACTCGAGCTCCGATAATAGTTCTCatggaggaggtggaggaggagaggaaatCATTAGTAAACGAGATGAAAGCGGAGGAGCAGTGATCAATAATAATACATCATCGTCCCCGAAAGAAGCTACAGATAAAAGTCACCGGAAGTCGTCATCATCCGGAGCACAATCCAAGAGTTCTCACGGGAAGAGGAAAGTTAAG GTGGATTGGACACCAGAGCTGCACAGGAGGTTCGTGCAAGCAGTAGAGCAGCTAGGGGTGGATAAGGCAGTGCCTTCTAGGATTTTAGAGCTAATGGGGATAGACTGTCTCACTCGCCACAATATTGCTAGCCACCTTCAA AAATATAGATCACATCGGAAACATTTGCTAGCCCGTGAAGCTGAAGCTGCAAGCTGGACCCAGAGGCGGCAGATGTACGATTCAGCTGCTGTTGCTGCTgcaggtggaggaggaggagtagGCGTCAAGAGACCTTCGTCGGAGATGGGTCCTTGGCTTGCACCACCCACCATGGGTTTCCCTCCTCTCATGACACCAATGCACCAGCGCCCCCATGGCCATCACCACCAGTTCAGACCTTTACACGTATGGGGTCATCCGACAGTTGACCAATCCTTGATGCACATGTGGCCCCCGAAGCACCTTACTCCCTTCTCATCCCCACCACAGCCGCCTTCTTGGCCTCCAGCTCCTCCACCGCCACCGGAGAATTCGTATTGGCACCATCATCACGATCAGCGT GCTCCTCCTAATGCAGTACTAACCCCAGGAACTCCGTATTTTCCGAGGCAGATGGCTACGACTCATACTCCTCCTTCTGCGACG AGGTTTCCCGATCCACCTGTCCCAGGCATACCACCGCATCATGGCATGTACAAACTAGACTCCGGCGGCCCTGGTGTTCCTGGACAATCTGGACCCCATCCTCTTGTTGATTTTCAACCC TCAAAAGAGAGCATAGATGCAGCCATTGGAGACGCTTTATCAAAACCATGGCTGCCTCTTCCTCTTGGCCTGAAGCCTCCTTCCACTGATACCGTTATGGGTGAACTACAACGACAGGGCATTCCCAATGTACCACCCGCCTGCGGTTGA